Part of the Musa acuminata AAA Group cultivar baxijiao chromosome BXJ2-7, Cavendish_Baxijiao_AAA, whole genome shotgun sequence genome is shown below.
AACATTGAAATTTTAGCATCAAAGTGTATCAGATAAAACTTAGATTAAGTTAGTTTAAAGAGTAAGGTATCGAatgcataaaaaaattatgaattctTGTATATAGTGGAAAAAACTTAAGGAGGTTTTTTTTATAGTGCGACTTTAGATTATTACATATGTAAATGCACATTAAAGTTGGGGATGGTAGGTACATCTCTCAACCTCGATGGAGTTATGATGCGTTGAATCTGCAGGACATGTTTGTAACACAATTGATAATGTTCGATGGATGATGGTACAATGGTCATGTAGCCAATGAGATATTGGTCACATTAGATGTTGATAACATAGCATTAAGGTATTGTGCACGTAACATTGAGGAGTTGAGTATATAACATTGAGATTTTAGCATCGAGGTATTGAGCATATAACATTGAAATTTGAGGTGTTGAGCGTATAACATTCAAATTTTAGCATCAAAGTGTATCAGATAAAACTTAGATTAAGTTAGTTTAAAGAGTAAGGTATCGAatgcataaaaaaattatgaattctTGTATATAGTGGAAAAAACTTAAGGAGGTTTTTTTTATAGTGCGACTTTAGATTATTACATATGTAAATGCACATTAAAGTTGGGGATGGTAGGTACATCTCTCAACCTCGATGGAGTTATGATGCGTTGAATCTGCAGGACATGTTTGTAACACAATTGATAATGTTCGATGGATGATGGTACAATGGTCATGTAGCCAATGAGATATTGGTCACATTAGATGTTGATAACATAGCATTAAGGTATTGTGCACGTAACATTGAGGAGTTGAGTATATAACATTGAGATTTTAGCATCGAGGTATTGAGCATATAACATTGAAATTTGAGGTGTTGAGCGTATAACATTGAAATTTTAGCATCAAAGTGTTAATATAATACTGGGATATTAATCATATAATACTGAAGTGTCAATCATGTAACAGCAAGGTATTGACGATGTGACTATTGAGATATCAATTATATAATCATCTTTTTGTCAgatataaagaaataaaaaataaaaataaaaaagataaatcagTACATCATGTGTTAGTTACATCATCTTCTtatcaaatataaataaataaaaaagctaaaatagaaaaatagaaaaatagaaaaaaggacCAATCAGCATCAGATTGaccaaaacaaataaaaatataaagtttCCGACCTACCGGATTCGAACCAACGACCTAAGAATATCTGCAACGACTACAGTCCTCCGCTGTACCATCTGATCTAAGGCCGGACTGGTATCAATAAATTATGTTAAATATTAAGGTGTGAGCATATAACATTGAAATTTTAGAATTGAAGTGTTGACCATATAACACTGAGATATTAATCATATAATACTGATGTATCATgtaacaaatataaaaaaaaaataaaattactaaaaaaataaatcaGTACATCACGTGTTAGTTATATCATCTTCttatcaaataaaagaaaaggcaaaatagaaaaatagaaaaacaGGACCAATCAGTACATCAGATTGaccaaaacaaataaaaatataaagtttCCGACCTGCCGGATTCGAACCAGCGACCTAAGGATATCTGCAACAACTACAGTCCtccgctctaccatctgagctaagGTCGGATTGATATCCATAAAGTATGTTAAATATTGAAGTGTTGAACATATAACATTGAAATTTTAGAATCGAAGTGTTAACCATATAACACTGAGATATTAGAAGTGTCCTGTAACaaatataaaaaaacaaaaaaagataaatcaGTACTGTTAGTTACATCATCTTCTtatcaaatataaataaataaaaaaggcaaaATAGAAAAAGAGGACCAATCAGTACATCAGATTAaccaaaacaaataaaaatataaattttccgACCTGCCGGATTCGAACCAGCGACCTAAGGATAACTACAACGACTACAGTCCtccgctctaccatctgagctaagGTCGGATCCATATCAATAAGTTATGTAATAAAATTAACTAGGATAGTTATATTTGCATACTGTACGCCCAGCCAACTCAGCAAGTAATTGACATTGAATTAAACTTATGATTTAAGTAAACAAATTGTTCCACTCAGGCAAGTGTTAATTTACAGTACAGTTGGAGTGTCAATTTTCAGTCCAAAAACTTGGTACAACATTAATACCTTGATATGTCCATAAAAAATAATCACTCTTCCACATAGATAAGTGCAAGATTTCTGAAAAAATACAACTTAAGTTTATAACACGTAAAATATTTTGCACGTTGGTCTAGAAATATCTTTTATAATTTGCATATTGTTCAGTGAGTTCACGCTGGACCTTAAGATCCAAAACCATAAATATCAAGTCCCTTCTCATGGTATCAGTAGTAGTTATTCGTAGCACTGTAAGTAATCGTTGTAATATCATACCTTATCTATCCTGCAGTCCGCATAGCAGCatttgtcatctccagctataagcTGGAGACGAACGGGCGTCTGAGACTGTCAGGGCACAAAAAAGAAGCGTCAGAATAATGAATGGCGAAGACAGTGAGAACGAAGATTCACGTCAAAGCCTTGTCTGATACAGTTAACACCCATCACCGACGGTGACTTCTAACTGCATGTCATCTTTATACCACTCACTAGTGCATCGATCCTCACCTTTATCTGGAGGAAAATACGCTCCTCTTGTTTCCTCTGGTCATACGTCGTTGTTGTCGTGGCCTCATTCCTCTCCGGGCGGACACAATAGGCAATGTATAAGCGAAGAATAAAATCAGAGGCAATGGAAGCATATGCAAACATCACTAGTGCATCAATTCTTGTTTCCTCTTGTTCCGGTAGTATCAGGAACACAATAGGCAATGTATAAGCGAAGAATAAAATCAGAGGCAATGGAAGCATATGCAAACATAAAATGACCAAACTGAAATAGGACACAAACAGCAAGGGAGCACATCATAAGTATAAAGAAAACAGTAGATCCAAACACCTCAGTTATGATTATTCGTTTTCATCTTCTTACCATCTCTACCTGTCTTGATTTTAGTTATCTGCCGTTGTTATAATCCAGTAATATTGATTCATCACTAATATCCTAAAGAAAAGCCAACATGTCTTATTGTTTGAAACACCATAATGCCTTGCAAGCAAACAGAGAGAACCATGTCAAACAGATGTTTCTGAAAATAATTTGTATAACAGTTTTGTGTTGCATGGAGGATTCTGACAAGCTCTCTGCCAAAATCAATTTTGGTGCTAGCATAAACCCAATACAAGAGTTAAAGGAGGATCTTAAAGAATAAAGGTAACAGTTAAAAAACCAAATCACAAATTCACTTGACAACATTGCCCTCGTGTTTTAGCAGCCAAGAGCAAATGCGGCGATATGTTATTTCCTTACATAAAGGGTCTCTTTTCTACCAAATGGTTTCAAATAACCAAGGAACACAAAGAGCACAATATTTCCTTGTCAATTAAATTTACATTTAAAATGACCATTTGTATATTTCTTCTTTTGTGAAAAGAAGTGCCTCAGGATAATTTGTGTTGAACCACATGCTAAGCAAGTAGTTGGGGCTATAACATCTAATAGCATCTTCCAAAAAGCATGTAAAAGCTAGGTGGCTGAGTTTTAATAGCcatcagaaaaaaaaatgtaaatgtACTAGTCTAGTCTGATTAGGTGAAAAAAAGATGAAATGCAGTAACTCAGGGAAGAAATCTATAAGACAGAAAATCCAGAACAAAAATTGACTTGGGCATTCCATCTTGATGTAACATTGACAAGACGACTTATTTTCCATAGTATAACTCTCCATCATGCAAGTGTTTGAATTCTAACTTCAATGTATAACCAACTCAAATGTCATACACCCAACAGGAAACCTTGGAGGTAAAATGACAGCTTAAAGAAATCTGACCACATCAGATTAGAAATATGCATCACATCAAGGTGGAAATTAAGAAACAAAGAACAGGGAAAATACTAACAGGAGAATTATTCATTACTCATCTATATTCTGAAACCAGTACAAAGAAAAGATCTGTTTATACTTTGAGCAGACCCACAGGGCATGAAAAACAGATGCATGTTCTTTATTATAAAGCTAGCTCCCAATCCCCAACACTTGATTGAAACATGTAAAATTATAACAAGTACCATATAATCTATCAGTAAAGGAAATAATGCACAACAGAAATAACTGCATACCTATTAACATATTGTCCAAGTCAAGGAAAACCTTTTTGTTAATGAAAGTAAGACTGGCATATATATCACATCAGAACGTGACAGATAATCCATAAGGCTCCTTGTCTAAACTAAAGCTCATAGTATCAAGATTAGCCAAGGGATTTGAGAGAGACGAACCTAAAGGTGTCAAATAGATGGAAAAGGAATCATATTATACGTAATAGGAAAAGAAAATCTTTAAgctcatatttttaatttttgtggtttattttttattttagaaattCTTAGCACGCCACTTCATTGAAAAACTAAATTATTCTTATACTTCACTAATTATTACACTGTAACATGCTCATCTTATAACCACCATTATATGCCTCTTAATTTGAGCGCTCTTAGCACATGGGGCATCTCAAGAAAAACCTAACTTTTAGTAAATGTCTCATTTTTCTGTGATATGTGAAAATATGATTCATTATTGCAGCTAGAACAGAAAGCTCCTTCCTGCCCATATATTTGCAAACTTACATTCTCATCCCACATACTTCTCTCCTCTCTGTCCGTTTCTCAACTTTCTCACCTTATACTCTACTGTATTGCACTAGACTATATTATACACTGTAATAGAATAGAATAGTACAATATGGTGAATTGTACACTCTAAAGTATAGTCTAcattttattaatattatattctaCACactaaattcatttttttttcatactATAATAAGACTATGATGCTCATATTGGCATATTATTCCACCATACTCACATTGAGGAATGATAGATTCtagtttgggttgtctccaactcAACCAAAAATTGTCTGCACTCTGTTAGTCTAGGCTAAATTAGATTCTTCTATATCATTGACTACCGTTGATGAATGACAGATTCTGGTATGGGTTGTCTCCAACTTGACCCAAAATCATTTGTGCCCAGCGAGCCTAGGGTAAATCAGATTATTCTATCTAATCGGTTActgaataagagaaaaaaaaaaaaacagaaagcaGCTATCATTGGTTGCATCATTCCTCTAACAAGAAGAGAACAACATAAGAAGGGCAAGAGAGATGATTGaaggggaagaggaagagaaatggTGCCCTGCTCTCGGAGCCAATTGGAAGGACCTTTTAATCAATATACAGAATAGATCATTTCAATTTCTGTCCACCACTGCTAAGTGACAAATAGAGAAATAATTCATGGGATTTAACATCATGCCCTCTGGTAACCTACCCCCTTGAAGCAGATCCCATGGTGTGAAGGAAACAGAAGCATAAGAGGAGACGATAAATACAAGATAATAAAGTACCAAGGAGAAAAGATatgataaaaagaaataaaatagttTTAATATAGTAATAACTATTTTTACaattagttttattttattttaaaatacatAATGTACTTTCAAATTAAATTTTGAAAGTATATAAAAAGTTGTTCTGACCCATTTTAGATCAAATCCCCATTCCTGTATATCAAATGCTGGACCATAGCTAGTACAACAACCATGCAGAACAATTACTTCCCTATCACATTCAATACACCACACCCAAATTTGAGCAACAAAGACATGTGATACAATATAAAAGAGTTTAATAGAAAATAATATGGTCTATGCATATAGCACATAGTAGGCACAGGAACGTGCAGGCAGGACAAGGAAACTGAAAAATTGAGTCAAACTTACATATTTAATTCAAAATGATATGACTCAGCTCTTATAGATAACAGTTTAATTTAGGATGCTTGAATTAATAATTGTATTAATCAGAACTTAATCAAATACTTGAGATTAATTAAAGCCTTTCATCTTTTCCAATGCCATAAGCTGTGATACCCTGACAGCCAATTGACTTTTCGTGCTGCCTCTTTCCCATGACTCAAATTCTGACAGctaattcaacttttatacatcacTAGCATCTAGAAACACCACAGATGAAGCACCAGAAATATTCAATTTTCAATTCCATCTTGAATCCCATGATCTTGCTCTAGCCACATCAACTTCTCACCATCAGATATTGTCATGACTCTAGTTGCCAAATGTGGCTATGTCAACTGTGATGTCAGTCCCACTTGTGAACTTGGAAACAGAGACATTTCGATCAAACTTCAAGAAATGGAACCTAAACAGTTTCGTTTCAGTGTTCTTCAATGCCCATTTTCTAACTCTGGAGTAACAGCATGTGAATGAAAATAAACTGCACGCTATTGATGCTTATCAAATTAAAATAATCTTCACAGCATAAATCATTAATCCAGAATAAATTGCAATTCTATTGTGCAATGCAATATTCAAATGCTAAAAGACATTAATACAGAGGTCATAGCTAAGAGAAAACAATTATTTAGCAGAAAGCATTGATATGAAGTCAAACAAGGATTATAATAAAATCAACAGTGCAAGAGATCTACCTTAAAGCATAATGATGTAGGGATTAGGGAAAGCATGCCGAGCATCCACGAAGCAATCATTTATCAATGTACATGGTCAAAGACTGAAGGAGGATATGTTGAATTGACAATGATCAAACACCAGCAACTAACAGAAAACAAAGCTGTAAGTTTGATCAAATGTAAAATCAATCATTCACTAGAGATCTATTTAACTAATTCAGAATTCACATGCTTAAAAGAACCAAGTGACTCCTGAGGTAGAAACCTTTAGTGACACTACAGAAATTTGACTCCATAAGCAGGTACCTAAGTACAACATGTCCAAAATGCAGTATATATCATAGCATGGTGAAGCATAAAATTAAACAGCAGTAACTTAGTCTGCAGATCACATCTCAGAGAAGATGTGATTACTCATCAAGCTCCAACGAAAACAAGCTACCATAATCCTCAAATCCAAACTGACAATCCATAATAAAAAGATAGAATCCAGACTATGTTCCAAGAAGAGGACAACATCAAAATAGAAGTATAAGGTCCAAAATACATACATCCATAATCAGAGAGAAAAATAAATAGAAATAGTCACCATATTCAAACAACTGCTGAATTGGAAGCCTTTCGCGATATCCAGCACCAATAGACACTAAAACCCATGTAAATTGGTCATCAAGCTCCAATCAAAACAAGCTACCGTAGCCCACAAATCCGAGCTGACAGTCCATAATAGAAAGATAAATTTTGAACAGCATTGACTGTTACACAGAACATGGCGACTAAATTCCAAGGAGTGGAGAAACATCAACATAAAAGATAAGGTCCAAAATCCATACATCCATAATCAATGAGAAAACTAAATAAAACTAGTCGCAGGACTCAAGCAACCATTGCATTGGAAGCCTTTCTCGATATCCAGAGCTGATAGACATTGAAAACCCAGGTGATCTCTAAATGACATGAATAACCACGGTCTCAGTATGAAACTAGAACAGAGGGAACACCAATCAGCGAGACAATCCAAcaacaagaaacaaaaattaacagAATAGATTAGTGCTTTAGACCAAAATTTTCTGAAATATTGGTCTATTGCATATATTATATACCTAAAGTGGTCCATATCCACCCATTGGTCCAGTTGGTGGCCTCGACATTGGACCTTGCCCTGTTGGCACTCCTTGATAAGAACTGGCACCTCCACCTCCTTGTTGAGCAACTGACTGAGCTCCCTGGAAACCTGGAGGGCCCTGCAACCCTGGTGAACCTTGAAAACCTGTAGGTGCATGATACCCTGGAGGTCCTTGATATGCAGCATTTCCCATTCCGTAGGTTGGCACCTGTGCTACCTGAGGACCGGTTGGAGCAGTTACAGCTTGCTGACTCCCTGCTGCACCAAATGCAGCTGCAAAAGCAGGGTTCAAAGAAGTAATCATGGCCGGCGTGATCCCAAAAGCTGCAGGATTTTGCCCAGCTGCTGCCAGTAGAGCCAGCACCGCAGCATTTTGTTGCATCCCCTGACCAAAGGCTTGTGTACCGCCCATGCCAAGGAGACCGTGTCCTAACATCGCAGCTTGTTGTGCTAACCCCATATCTGAGGTCCCTGCATAACCAGACCCATTGAGAGTCCCTGTGCTGGAAGCCACATTTGGCGGAGCAGCAGGAGTTTGAATGGGCGCCGCCTTACTCTTGTTATCAGTGGCTCGCTGACAGTAGAGCAGGTGACCCTCAAAATTCTTGTTTGGCTCCTCGAGGGCCCTTAGAGCGCCCTCCACGGTCTTGTAGACAAAGAGGGCGTACCCTTTTGGCTTCCCCGTGTGACGATCAAAGCCAATGGGCCCCTCCTCAATCTCGCCGTACTGGGAAAAGAAGGCAAGGAGGCGGCCACCGTCAACGTCAGAATGAACGTTCCCCACGTATATCTTCCTCGAGACGTTGTCCTGATGAGAGGCGGGGCcagggctagggttagggttttggtgGTGGTGCGGACCCGGGTTGTGGTGGTGGACGGAGGGGGCGGAGGGGCCGGAGGAGGCCAGTTGGCAGGTGGTCATGCGATTCTCGATGACCTTCTGGGGGCAGTGGAGGGCACGTCGGGCAGAGCTACGGTGGCGGAAGAGGACGAAGCCGTAGCCCTTGGATCGGCCGCTTGCCTTGTCGACGATGACGCGGCAGTCGTCAATGTCGCCGTAGCTGGCGAAAGCGGCACGGAGGCCCTCCGCAGTAGTGTCCCAGCCGAGGCCGTGGACGAAGAGCTTGCGGTGGGCGGGGTCGAGATCGGCGACGCGGCGGATCTCCGCGAGGGTGGCAGGGTCGGAGGCGGCAGCGGTGCGGAGGAGGCCGACGAGCTGGTCCCTCGACAGCGGCTCCAGGAGCGTCCCCACGTCATCATCGTCGTCCTCGCCACCGTCGTCGTCGTCAGAGGCCGGGGCCGGAGTGTAGACGACGGGCTGGTGGTGGGCCTGGGAGAGAGGATCGGCGGCGTGGTTTAGGGCGCCGGATAGAAGCTCATCCTCTTGGTCGACCTTCCTCTTCTTGGTAGCCATGGATGCCGACGGCACGGTTGCTCTGGGTTTGGTTCGCTTTTTAGGGTTTTAGAATCCAACTCTCTTGTGGGtcatttgcctcctctttgcaagAGCACAAAATTAATTTCCGTTtgacaattttcttttatttttgtttctgaAAACTTGAAAAAATGGGAATCAATTGCAGAAAAAAATGTTTTGGAAAtttgcttttattttttctttatctgAAGTATTTCAACGTTCCTGAAACTTTTAGAAGCAATTCCAGTGAACTTTTCACTAGTTATATGACCGAGGTGTAATTTTAACATGGCTTatgttttaatattttcaaaaattagaaATACAAAATGTTTTTTGCACTCTATATTTGttttttctatttataaaaaGTTTGTTTAGTGTTCATCTTTTATAATTTTTGCATTCTAAAATTAGGAAGCTTTTGGATAAGGCAAACTCAAAAATAGGTGAGTTCCCACCACTATATACAAGTACGAAAACAATTAACAAATATCAAAATTACCAACATgcttttttttctcaataaatataagttttttttatacttttagagttaaataaaatataaggcatgaatattaataaataataatatttatcgtATCGTAACGTATCATTTGATACGTACAGTATGTATTAATTCAACAAGAGATCGATATAGGTGATACATCAATATACCTCATATATCATATGTTTACACTCGGTATAGTTTGGTATAATTCAGTATATATCATATCAATAATTAATCAATATATCATatcggtaaaaaaaaaaaaaaactaaatatatgattttttaaaaataaaaaaaactaataataataataatattattattattatttatttttaacaaTAAATAAAGACATGCAAAATAATCTTTGTGTACTTGGAAATTATTTCATGTCTTGGGGTTAGATCCTTTACATTGCTTGAGATTTTCTTACAAAGAAAATTAGcatcaaaatttataaaattgaagAGTTTATTTTTTAGATAAGTTATCATTCTAAATAATCCAAAAGATAAACATCATTTTATAAAGGAGAATGCTTATTTAGAAATATACTAATGATATTGATCGAGAATCTATTATCAGCAAACATGTGATTGTCATATCACTCTTAATCCggatgaaaattaaaaataagacaCAAGTTTTTTTCTCATCCATTACGATAAGAAAGACAATTACAAACTTTCTTTTcatcttttatgataaaaaaagataattacaAACTTTCGTCTCTCCCTTTATGATAAGAAAAACAAACGTAAACtcccttctcttattttttttttgtgacacATTGTAAACTTCCTTCCTCTCTTTCACTAAATAAAAATACATCCTAAATAAGAAAATGAAAAAGGACTCGCTCCTTTCTCGAACTACTCGATCTTATATTTAGGAATATCATATTATTAACTTAAGTATCGGAGGGATTGAACTAAAAAAACCTCTCCTAACTCTAGTATTCATGCAAGCGCCATCTTAGGAGCACAATACTTTCGGGAGCTCAACACCACCACTTTAGAGCCACCTCAAATCCACCTtagtcaatcatatgaattgcgtCAAGCTGACCAAGacgttaataatattttttttataataatttgacgctagaaggagggctcgatATTGTAGAAATATCCATCTACCAAATCTCTCAATAAATACTCTAGTGAGGAGGCTTCACCTCCAACCCACAATACTTTTATTCAGGAGGGCAATTGTCATCCTTCCCATATGAGGATACATCCACCTCAACACAAACACCGATGAGACACTAGCATTTGTTCAACGACTTGGATCCCTCACCCCCAAAGGATAACTCGAGCCGCCTGCTCGTTCCCACCAAGGtattcttgctagtcataggtgctttgtaagctaatcacgtgagtgatgacacgtatgacatgatactgcttgttgcatatatgcatctgtatattgtgatgtccatggatttgtgtaatgagaattaaatcataatgagatcgattcacctttaaacacagaccctaaataatcttagtcataggttactctagAGGGACATTGAAATAACTGAATAGACTgatgtattgtatacccgtccatatgatggaggcagctagtctcatagctattcATGTGGGGACACATGGCTACAgtatatgtgctcattggagaatgagttcactaattgatccgctcacagaatgcttgatggttaataatacctcattATCAGTCAGCGATTTCGTTGTCCTAGTGGTATACttggtcattagacttgagacatcaaagatatcctatatgagtactccactctttgatattagacttataggtttgaaagttctagatctagcataatcggtcatcgggagtggtagtcaatcttacgagagctattgagtgtcgatatagaatcatccgctctcgatgtcatgagagaaatatcctatgtgttcttcctCAAACGAATCCCTAGCTAgagttattcagattgagagagaaagaattctctaagggaatccgattagagcgagacttgagtagaaactgtatgggtctgacaacaccatgcctggtatacagtctctgggatattagatgaatgagggactataggtacatgataactaaggacatattggaccaaaggattagattcccttgtatcatttctGGGttgcgacatagtggcctagtacgtccgtagtcaatgagtcgagtgagttattatgaagataataattcagtgagccaaaaggagttctgacaagtatgactcatgg
Proteins encoded:
- the LOC135617572 gene encoding UBP1-associated protein 2B-like, yielding MATKKRKVDQEDELLSGALNHAADPLSQAHHQPVVYTPAPASDDDDGGEDDDDDVGTLLEPLSRDQLVGLLRTAAASDPATLAEIRRVADLDPAHRKLFVHGLGWDTTAEGLRAAFASYGDIDDCRVIVDKASGRSKGYGFVLFRHRSSARRALHCPQKVIENRMTTCQLASSGPSAPSVHHHNPGPHHHQNPNPSPGPASHQDNVSRKIYVGNVHSDVDGGRLLAFFSQYGEIEEGPIGFDRHTGKPKGYALFVYKTVEGALRALEEPNKNFEGHLLYCQRATDNKSKAAPIQTPAAPPNVASSTGTLNGSGYAGTSDMGLAQQAAMLGHGLLGMGGTQAFGQGMQQNAAVLALLAAAGQNPAAFGITPAMITSLNPAFAAAFGAAGSQQAVTAPTGPQVAQVPTYGMGNAAYQGPPGYHAPTGFQGSPGLQGPPGFQGAQSVAQQGGGGASSYQGVPTGQGPMSRPPTGPMGGYGPL